Proteins encoded by one window of Bryobacteraceae bacterium:
- a CDS encoding terminase large subunit has translation MKARSLFNPLAFATQELGFHPDPKQAQVLDTGHRRIILNCSRQWGKSTITAVKALHHALAKRKSVTLILAPSERQSIELLLKIRAHLGHLNISTRRDPATRTGIRLPNESRILALPSSEATIRGFSATLLIIDEAARVSDDLYHSVRPMLATHDDAALCLLSTPNGRSGFFYDTWSASNAGAGSFVRISAPATECPRISSKFLAEERGNLPEAVFAQEYLCEFTKNRSALFDPDDIQAALTPDPAPLQPVDNSDFGLVRPPRLKAVLAPPWQHFYIGIDLGQRRDYSALAIVEYLATLSDQRDPVTFERVPAVRYRIRHLERFPLHTPYPQTVDHVCRIVEDAALPEQVTLAVDATGVGAPVYDMLKKALADSTYRPRTHSVTITSGGQEHGNRYGWDVPKRDLLMGMFLLFRKREVLISSNIPHAPTLIREMEQMERQRTASGGARFEPAKASQHDDLLMAASLGLWSARKHHLPTVMDPAFRMPPIEALLNA, from the coding sequence ATGAAAGCCCGGTCCCTGTTCAATCCCCTTGCCTTCGCCACGCAAGAACTCGGTTTCCATCCGGACCCGAAACAGGCGCAGGTGCTCGATACCGGGCATCGTCGCATCATCCTCAACTGCTCCCGTCAATGGGGCAAGTCGACCATCACCGCCGTCAAAGCGCTCCACCACGCCCTCGCCAAGAGAAAGTCCGTAACGCTCATCCTCGCCCCCTCGGAACGCCAGTCCATCGAACTGCTGCTCAAGATCCGCGCCCACCTCGGCCACCTCAACATTTCCACCCGTCGCGACCCCGCCACTCGCACCGGCATCCGTCTCCCCAACGAGTCCCGCATTCTCGCCCTCCCCAGCTCGGAGGCCACCATCCGCGGCTTCTCCGCCACTCTCCTCATCATCGACGAGGCCGCCCGTGTCTCTGACGATCTGTACCACTCCGTCCGCCCCATGCTCGCCACCCACGACGACGCTGCTCTCTGCCTCCTCTCCACTCCCAACGGACGCTCCGGCTTCTTCTACGACACATGGTCGGCCTCCAACGCCGGCGCCGGCTCCTTCGTCCGCATCAGCGCTCCCGCCACCGAGTGCCCTCGCATCTCCTCGAAGTTCCTCGCCGAAGAACGCGGCAACTTGCCCGAGGCCGTCTTCGCCCAGGAGTATCTTTGTGAATTCACTAAGAACCGGTCCGCCCTCTTTGACCCCGACGACATCCAGGCCGCCCTCACCCCGGACCCGGCGCCCCTCCAACCCGTCGACAACTCCGATTTCGGACTCGTTCGCCCCCCACGCCTCAAGGCCGTCCTCGCCCCGCCCTGGCAGCATTTCTACATCGGCATCGACCTCGGACAACGCCGCGACTACTCCGCCCTCGCCATCGTCGAGTACCTCGCCACGCTCTCCGATCAGCGCGACCCCGTTACCTTTGAGCGCGTCCCAGCCGTGCGTTACCGCATCCGCCACCTCGAACGCTTCCCCCTCCACACGCCCTACCCCCAGACCGTCGACCACGTTTGCCGAATCGTCGAAGATGCCGCCCTCCCGGAACAGGTCACCCTCGCCGTCGACGCCACCGGCGTCGGCGCGCCCGTCTACGACATGCTGAAAAAGGCGCTCGCGGATTCCACTTACCGGCCCCGCACCCACTCCGTCACCATCACCTCCGGCGGCCAGGAGCACGGCAACCGCTACGGGTGGGATGTTCCCAAACGCGACTTGCTCATGGGTATGTTCCTCCTGTTCCGGAAGCGCGAAGTCCTCATCTCCTCCAACATCCCCCACGCGCCCACCCTCATCCGCGAAATGGAGCAGATGGAGCGTCAACGCACCGCCTCCGGCGGCGCCCGCTTCGAACCCGCCAAAGCCTCCCAACACGATGACCTCCTCATGGCCGCCTCCCTCGGCCTCTGGTCCGCACGCAAACACCACCTCCCCACCGTCATGGACCCTGCCTTCCGCATGCCGCCGATCGAGGCTCTACTCAATGCGTGA